In Electrophorus electricus isolate fEleEle1 chromosome 14, fEleEle1.pri, whole genome shotgun sequence, a single window of DNA contains:
- the dkk1b gene encoding dickkopf-related protein 1b, which produces MILFLFGACLALVRCTDLTTAGSVLLNSNAIKLGPAVAVSASPVQVLFDSGNQNFAIDTVQPFLCVADEDCGDEEFCFLSRGACLQCKKRRKRCIRDAMCCPGNHCSNGVCQPDDFVLQAGAEGHALVSTPHNNTTTVVPQLEATQNIKGLEGENCLRSSDCSEGLCCARHFWSKICKPVLKEGQVCTKHKRKGTHALELFQRCDCGEGMSCKVQRGDDSKSSRSLHTCQRH; this is translated from the exons ATGATCCTTTTCCTGTTTGGCGCGTGCCTTGCTCTGGTCAGATGCACGGACCTCACCACAGCAGGCAGCGTTTTGCTAAACTCAAACGCCATTAAGCTCGGTCCAGCTGTGGCAGTCAGCGCGAGCCCAGTCCAAGTCCTCTTTGACAGCGGGAATCAGAACTTTGCCATTGATACGGTGCAG CCTTTCCTGTGCGTGGCCGACGAGGACTGCGGAGACGAGGAGTTCTGTTTCTTGTCCCGCGGCGCTTGTCTTCAGTGCAAGAAGCGCAGAAAGCGTTGCATCCGGGATGCTATGTGCTGCCCTGGCAACCACTGTAGCAATG GAGTGTGCCAACCAGATGACTTTGTTCTACAAGCTGGAGCAGAAGGACACGCGCTTGTCAGCACTCCGcacaacaacaccaccacagtggTACCACAGCTAGAAGCAACTCAAAACATCAAAG GTCTGGAGGGGGAGAACTGTCTGAGGTCATCGGACTGTTCCGAAGGCCTGTGTTGTGCCCGTCATTTTTGGTCAAAGATCTGCAAGCCTGTTCTGAAGGAGGGCCAGGTCTGCACCAAGCACAAGCGCAAAGGAACTCATGCCCTAGAGCTCTTCCAGCGCTGCGACTGCGGGGAAGGAATGTCCTGCAAGGTGCAAAGGGGAGACGACAGCAAGTCCTCTCGGAGTCTCCACACTTGCCAGAGACACTGA